One segment of Columba livia isolate bColLiv1 breed racing homer chromosome 33, bColLiv1.pat.W.v2, whole genome shotgun sequence DNA contains the following:
- the LOC135576898 gene encoding 2-acylglycerol O-acyltransferase 2-B-like isoform X1: MPLRFAPLRLPLRRRLQTAAVLQWVCTFLGLGQLCVLLFVLALRGSLWLPALLYAGWLWADRDTPNRGGRRSAWVRSWPVWNYFRDYFPISLVKTADLDPRRNYVFGCHPHGVLAAGAFANFCTEATAFGAKFPGLRPHVLTLPCWFRLPLLREYFMAGVFARALISGCPRFGGAGLVSSSRSSLRFLLSRPGGGHVAVIVLGGPPEALDARPGACTMRVLGRKGFVRIGLEHGASLVPVFSFGENELFRQGAHPPGSGLRRLQLRLQRLFGVTFPLFHARGVFQYDFGLLPFRRPIHTVGE, from the exons ATGCCGCTGCGTTTCGCCCCCCTGCGCCTCCCCCTGCGCCGGCGGCTGCAAACGGCCGCGGTTCTGCAGTGGGTCTGCACCTTCCTGGGCCTCG gCCAGCTGTGCGTGCTGCTGTTCGTGCTGGCGCTGCGCGGGTCGCTGTGGCTGCCGGCGCTGCTGTACGCGGGCTGGCTGTGGGCGGACCGGGACACCCCCAACCGCGGGGGGCGCCGTTCCGCCTGGGTGCGCTCCTGGCCCGTCTGGAACTACTTCCGGGACTACTTCCCCATCTCG CTGGTGAAGACGGCGGATCTGGACCCGCGGCGCAATTACGTGTTCGGGTGCCACCCCCACGGCGTCTTGGCCGCCGGCGCCTTCGCCAACTTCTGCACCGAGGCCACGGCCTTCGGCGCCAAATTCCCCGGCCTGAGGCCGCACGTGCTCACCCTGCCCTGCTGGTTCCGCCTCCCCCTGCTCCGCGAGTACTTCATGGCGGGGG TGTTTGCCCGGGCGCTGATTTCGGGGTGTCCCCGGTTTGGGGGCGCAGGGCTGGTGTCGTCGTCCCGCTCCAGCCTGCGGTTCCTGCTGAGCCGGCCGGGGGGCGGCCACGTGGCCGTGATCGTGCTGGGGGGCCCCCCCGAGGCGCTGGACGCGCGGCCCGGCGCCTGCACCATGAGGGTTTTGGGGCGCAAGGGCTTCGTCAGGATCGGGCTGGAGCACGG GGCGTCGCTGGTGCccgtgttcagttttggggaGAACGAGCTGTTCCGGCAGGGTGCCCACCCCCCCGGCTCGGGGCTGCGGCGCCTCCAGCTGCGGCTCCAGCGCCTTTTCGGGGTCACGTTCCCCCTGTTCCACGCCCGGGGGGTGTTCCAGTACGACTTCGGGCTCCTCCCCTTCCGGCGCCCCATTCACACGGTGGGTGAGTGA
- the LOC135576898 gene encoding 2-acylglycerol O-acyltransferase 2-B-like isoform X3 — MPLRFAPLRLPLRRRLQTAAVLQWVCTFLGLGQLCVLLFVLALRGSLWLPALLYAGWLWADRDTPNRGGRRSAWVRSWPVWNYFRDYFPISLVKTADLDPRRNYVFGCHPHGVLAAGAFANFCTEATAFGAKFPGLRPHVLTLPCWFRLPLLREYFMAGGLVSSSRSSLRFLLSRPGGGHVAVIVLGGPPEALDARPGACTMRVLGRKGFVRIGLEHGASLVPVFSFGENELFRQGAHPPGSGLRRLQLRLQRLFGVTFPLFHARGVFQYDFGLLPFRRPIHTVGE, encoded by the exons ATGCCGCTGCGTTTCGCCCCCCTGCGCCTCCCCCTGCGCCGGCGGCTGCAAACGGCCGCGGTTCTGCAGTGGGTCTGCACCTTCCTGGGCCTCG gCCAGCTGTGCGTGCTGCTGTTCGTGCTGGCGCTGCGCGGGTCGCTGTGGCTGCCGGCGCTGCTGTACGCGGGCTGGCTGTGGGCGGACCGGGACACCCCCAACCGCGGGGGGCGCCGTTCCGCCTGGGTGCGCTCCTGGCCCGTCTGGAACTACTTCCGGGACTACTTCCCCATCTCG CTGGTGAAGACGGCGGATCTGGACCCGCGGCGCAATTACGTGTTCGGGTGCCACCCCCACGGCGTCTTGGCCGCCGGCGCCTTCGCCAACTTCTGCACCGAGGCCACGGCCTTCGGCGCCAAATTCCCCGGCCTGAGGCCGCACGTGCTCACCCTGCCCTGCTGGTTCCGCCTCCCCCTGCTCCGCGAGTACTTCATGGCGGGGG GGCTGGTGTCGTCGTCCCGCTCCAGCCTGCGGTTCCTGCTGAGCCGGCCGGGGGGCGGCCACGTGGCCGTGATCGTGCTGGGGGGCCCCCCCGAGGCGCTGGACGCGCGGCCCGGCGCCTGCACCATGAGGGTTTTGGGGCGCAAGGGCTTCGTCAGGATCGGGCTGGAGCACGG GGCGTCGCTGGTGCccgtgttcagttttggggaGAACGAGCTGTTCCGGCAGGGTGCCCACCCCCCCGGCTCGGGGCTGCGGCGCCTCCAGCTGCGGCTCCAGCGCCTTTTCGGGGTCACGTTCCCCCTGTTCCACGCCCGGGGGGTGTTCCAGTACGACTTCGGGCTCCTCCCCTTCCGGCGCCCCATTCACACGGTGGGTGAGTGA
- the LOC135576898 gene encoding 2-acylglycerol O-acyltransferase 2-B-like isoform X4 gives MPLRFAPLRLPLRRRLQTAAVLQWVCTFLGLGQLCVLLFVLALRGSLWLPALLYAGWLWADRDTPNRGGRRSAWVRSWPVWNYFRDYFPISLVKTADLDPRRNYVFGCHPHGVLAAGAFANFCTEATAFGAKFPGLRPHVLTLPCWFRLPLLREAGVVVPLQPAVPAEPAGGRPRGRDRAGGPPRGAGRAARRLHHEGFGAQGLRQDRAGARGVAGARVQFWGERAVPAGCPPPRLGAAAPPAAAPAPFRGHVPPVPRPGGVPVRLRAPPLPAPHSHGG, from the exons ATGCCGCTGCGTTTCGCCCCCCTGCGCCTCCCCCTGCGCCGGCGGCTGCAAACGGCCGCGGTTCTGCAGTGGGTCTGCACCTTCCTGGGCCTCG gCCAGCTGTGCGTGCTGCTGTTCGTGCTGGCGCTGCGCGGGTCGCTGTGGCTGCCGGCGCTGCTGTACGCGGGCTGGCTGTGGGCGGACCGGGACACCCCCAACCGCGGGGGGCGCCGTTCCGCCTGGGTGCGCTCCTGGCCCGTCTGGAACTACTTCCGGGACTACTTCCCCATCTCG CTGGTGAAGACGGCGGATCTGGACCCGCGGCGCAATTACGTGTTCGGGTGCCACCCCCACGGCGTCTTGGCCGCCGGCGCCTTCGCCAACTTCTGCACCGAGGCCACGGCCTTCGGCGCCAAATTCCCCGGCCTGAGGCCGCACGTGCTCACCCTGCCCTGCTGGTTCCGCCTCCCCCTGCTCCGCGA GGCTGGTGTCGTCGTCCCGCTCCAGCCTGCGGTTCCTGCTGAGCCGGCCGGGGGGCGGCCACGTGGCCGTGATCGTGCTGGGGGGCCCCCCCGAGGCGCTGGACGCGCGGCCCGGCGCCTGCACCATGAGGGTTTTGGGGCGCAAGGGCTTCGTCAGGATCGGGCTGGAGCACGG GGCGTCGCTGGTGCccgtgttcagttttggggaGAACGAGCTGTTCCGGCAGGGTGCCCACCCCCCCGGCTCGGGGCTGCGGCGCCTCCAGCTGCGGCTCCAGCGCCTTTTCGGGGTCACGTTCCCCCTGTTCCACGCCCGGGGGGTGTTCCAGTACGACTTCGGGCTCCTCCCCTTCCGGCGCCCCATTCACACGGTGGGTGA
- the LOC135576898 gene encoding 2-acylglycerol O-acyltransferase 2-B-like isoform X2, which translates to MPLRFAPLRLPLRRRLQTAAVLQWVCTFLGLGQLCVLLFVLALRGSLWLPALLYAGWLWADRDTPNRGGRRSAWVRSWPVWNYFRDYFPISLVKTADLDPRRNYVFGCHPHGVLAAGAFANFCTEATAFGAKFPGLRPHVLTLPCWFRLPLLRDVCPGADFGVSPVWGRRAGVVVPLQPAVPAEPAGGRPRGRDRAGGPPRGAGRAARRLHHEGFGAQGLRQDRAGARGVAGARVQFWGERAVPAGCPPPRLGAAAPPAAAPAPFRGHVPPVPRPGGVPVRLRAPPLPAPHSHGG; encoded by the exons ATGCCGCTGCGTTTCGCCCCCCTGCGCCTCCCCCTGCGCCGGCGGCTGCAAACGGCCGCGGTTCTGCAGTGGGTCTGCACCTTCCTGGGCCTCG gCCAGCTGTGCGTGCTGCTGTTCGTGCTGGCGCTGCGCGGGTCGCTGTGGCTGCCGGCGCTGCTGTACGCGGGCTGGCTGTGGGCGGACCGGGACACCCCCAACCGCGGGGGGCGCCGTTCCGCCTGGGTGCGCTCCTGGCCCGTCTGGAACTACTTCCGGGACTACTTCCCCATCTCG CTGGTGAAGACGGCGGATCTGGACCCGCGGCGCAATTACGTGTTCGGGTGCCACCCCCACGGCGTCTTGGCCGCCGGCGCCTTCGCCAACTTCTGCACCGAGGCCACGGCCTTCGGCGCCAAATTCCCCGGCCTGAGGCCGCACGTGCTCACCCTGCCCTGCTGGTTCCGCCTCCCCCTGCTCCGCGA TGTTTGCCCGGGCGCTGATTTCGGGGTGTCCCCGGTTTGGGGGCGCAGGGCTGGTGTCGTCGTCCCGCTCCAGCCTGCGGTTCCTGCTGAGCCGGCCGGGGGGCGGCCACGTGGCCGTGATCGTGCTGGGGGGCCCCCCCGAGGCGCTGGACGCGCGGCCCGGCGCCTGCACCATGAGGGTTTTGGGGCGCAAGGGCTTCGTCAGGATCGGGCTGGAGCACGG GGCGTCGCTGGTGCccgtgttcagttttggggaGAACGAGCTGTTCCGGCAGGGTGCCCACCCCCCCGGCTCGGGGCTGCGGCGCCTCCAGCTGCGGCTCCAGCGCCTTTTCGGGGTCACGTTCCCCCTGTTCCACGCCCGGGGGGTGTTCCAGTACGACTTCGGGCTCCTCCCCTTCCGGCGCCCCATTCACACGGTGGGTGA